Below is a genomic region from Vibrio mimicus.
AGAAACGGCAGCTCTAACAGCGATAACTGCACTACAAGTTCGTTTCGGCGATCTTGGCTAAATGGAGATAAACCATGATTAAACTCGGTATTGTGATGGATCCCATCGCTTCCATTAACATCAAAAAAGATTCCAGCTTTGCCATGATGCTTGAAGCGCAGCGTCGCGGTTATGAAATCCATTATATGGAGATGAATGATCTACACTTAGAGCAAGGTGTAGCACTGGCCGACACCAAGGTCGTCGAGCTGAAAGAAGATCCGAGCGGTTGGTATCAATTCAAATCCGAGCAAACCATCGCACTTTCTGAATTGGATGCGATTTTAATGCGTAAGGATCCGCCGTTCGACACCGAATACATCTACGCAACCTACATTTTGGAGCGCGCGGAAGATGAAGGCGTATTAGTGGTGAACAAACCACAAAGCCTGCGCGATTGTAATGAAAAACTGTTCACCGCTTGGTTCCCTGAGCTTACGCCGATCACTATGGTGACGCGCAAAGCCGAGAAGATTAAAGCCTTCCGTGAACAGCATGGGGATGTGATTCTAAAACCCCTCGATGGTATGGGCGGTGCTTCGATTTTCCGCGTTAAAGAGGGCGATCCAAACCTCTCAGTGATCATCGAAACCTTAACCAACCACGGCCAGAATTACTGCATGGCGCAGACCTTTGTGCCAGATATCAGCAACGGTGATAAACGCATTTTGGTGGTCGATGGTGAACCTATGCCTTACTGCTTGGCGCGTATCCCCGCCAAAGGGGAAACCCGCGGTAACTTGGCGGCTGGCGGTCGTGGTGAGCCACGACCACTGAGTGAAACCGATAAGAAAATTGCCCTAGCGGTCGCACCGACCCTAAAAGAGAAAGGGCTACTGTTTGTAGGCTTGGATGTCATTGGCGATAAACTGACCGAAATTAACGTCACCAGCCCAACCTGTATTCGTGAGATTGAAGCTGCGTACGATATTTCAATCACAGGCAAGTTGATGGATGCCATCGAGCGTCGCCTTAAAGCGGCCGCAATGTGAGCAGCCACAGCAGTGAAATAGAGGTTGGACACAGTATGAATCTTACCAATCATTTTCTGGTTGCCATGCCGAGCATGAAGGATCCTTACTTCAAGCGCAGCGTGATTTATATCTGCGAGCACAACCAAGATGGTGCGATGGGGTTAATGATCAATGCGCCGATCGATATAACGGTCGGTGGCATGCTCAAGCAGGTCGATATCGAGCCGGCTTACCCACAGTCGCACCAAGAGAGTCTGAAAAAGCCGGTGTTCAATGGGGGACCGGTGTCGGAAGATCGCGGGTTTATTCTGCATCGTCCGCGCGATCACTACGAATCGAGCATGAACATGACCGATGACATCGCCGTCACCACCTCGAAAGATATTCTCACTGTATTGGGTACGGAAGCAGAACCTGAAGGCTACATTGTCGCGCTTGGCTATTCTGGTTGGTCTGCTGGCCAGTTAGAGGTGGAACTCACCGAAAACTCGTGGCTAACCATAGAAGCGGATCCTGAGCTGATTTTTAACACGCCCGTGCATGAGAAATGGCAAAAGGCGATCCAAAAACTCGGCATCTCCCCTGCGCAGCTTTCCAGCGACGCCGGACACGCCTAACCATATCCAAGGCTGCGATCACGCAGCCTCATTTTTACTGTCATTTTTTATTGAACATTTTTTATTAAAAGAGAAATCGCATGTCACGTACCGTTATGGCTTTTGATTACGGCACCAAAAGCATTGGCAGTGCAATCGGCCAAGAGATCACTGGCACGGCTTCACCGCTGAAAGCGTTTAAAGCCAATGATGGCATCCCGAATTGGGATGAGATTGCAAAGCAGATCAAAGAGTGGCAACCCAATTTATTGATTGTTGGCCTGCCTACCGATCTGCACGGCAAAGATCTGGACACCATCACCCCACGCGCAAAGAAATTCGCTCAGCGTTTGCATGGCCGTTTTGGTTTGCCCGTAGAACTGCATGATGAGCGTCTTTCCACCACTGAAGCGCGCGCAGAACTGTTCGCCATGGGCGGTTACAAAGCACTGAGCAAAGGCAATGTTGACTGCCAATCGGCGGTGATCATTCTGGAAAGTTGGTTTGAAAGTCAGTGGGGCTAACCCCACTGCTTTTTCTTGGCCAAGTAGAATCGCGGTGATTACTCAGCGAAGCCTTCCAATTTGATCAAGGCAAACTGCTTCTTACCGCGTTGCAACACATAGTAGCGATCAAACAGAGCAAAGCCGGATAACCCACCCTCTTGCTGTACTCGCTCACCATTGACGCGAATCGCCCCATTCTCCAGCCACTCGCGCGCTTGGCGCTTAGAACTGGCTAAACCTGAGGTGAGCAGCAAATCGAGTAAGGAATCGGTGCGCGATGCCGCCACACAAGGCAAACCATCCAACTCTAACTGAGCCAACTCACTTAAGCTGAGATAGCTGACATCGCCGCTAAACAGCGCTTGAGTAATACGCTGCGCCGCAGCGAGTCCCTCTTCACCATGCACAAAGCGGGTCACGTGTTCGGCCAAAATCTGCTGCGCTTGTGGTTTGCCTGCACGTAACGCATCGGCTTGGCGAATGTCCTCAATCTCAGCCGTGCTCAAAAAGGTGTAATACGCCAAGAAGCGGTACACATCGGCATCATCACTGTTTAACCAAAACTGGTAAAAGCGATACGGTGAGGTTTTACTGCTCTCAAGCCACACGGCACCACTTTCGGTTTTACCAAATTTAGTGCCATCGGATTTGGTAATCAGCGGCAGAGTTAAACCACACACCTCAGCCCCATTCAGGCGACGGGTCAAATCAATTCCGCTGACAATATTGCCCCACTGATCATTACCACCGATTTGCAGTGTGCAGCCAAACTCACGATTGAGATGGGCAAAGTCATAGGATTGCAGCAAAGAGTAACTGAACTCAGTAAAAGAGATGCCTTGATCCGGACGTGCCAAACGCTGCTTTACCGATTCACGATTGATCATGGTGTTGACTGAAAAGTGCTTACCCACATCGCGGAAAAAATCGATCAGATTGATCTTGCCGATCCAATCGGCATTGTTGACAGTAATGAGCTGTGCTGGGTTCTCGCTCTGCGAGGCCATCAAATGTGTGATTTGCTGACTTAAGTCACTCACCCATTGCTGCACGGTTTGCGCACTATTGAGTGCCCGCTCGTTGGCTTTAAAGCTCGGATCACCAATCATGCCAGTCGCACCACCGATAAGCGCAATCGCTTGGTGTCCAGCGTTTTGAAAACGCTTAAGCATCAGCAGTGGCACCAAATGGCCAATGTGTAAACTGCCTGCGGTGGGGTCAAAACCACAATACAGCACTTGCGGCGTAGTAAAGCGCTCAACCAGCGCCTCCAGAGGTGTGCTTTGCGCGATCAAACCGCGCTGCTGTAAATCATCAAAAAGTTGCTGTGAATTCATTCTGCCTCCCAAAAGTCTTGGCAAGCAGAGTAACCAACTTTAAACATAGGGAGCGATGTCCCTAAAGGGACAATCTTGGTAATTGATGACCTAAGGAAGAGAGACAGCCTAATCCGCGGCTGCGCCAATCAGATGATTGAGAAACAGTTGAAACAGCTCGCTTAACGAGCTGACATGCAGCTGCGCATAGATGCGTTTACGATGATTTTTGACTGTGCCGTGGCTGATGGCCAGTGCCTCGGCAATCTCTTGTGAGTCTAAACCTTGGATGAGCAGTGCAGTGATCTCCTGCTCTCGCGGGCTTAAACGCTGCGCGCCAAAACTCTGGATCGCCTGTTCAACCCAAGTCCGTAACTCTTGGCTTGGCTGCGCACTTTCCGCTAAGCGCAGTGGCTGCTGCTGCCAATGCTGCTGACACAAGGCTTGCAATACCGTAAACCGCTGTTGCAACGCGGTAATCTGTTCACGAGGAAAAGAGCGCGGCTTAAAGCAGCCGAGATACACCACAATCGAACGCTCGCCATCAAGATTGACCACCAAACTCACTTCATCTTGCCAACCGGTTTGCGCATAAAACTGGTGTTGATAGGCTTTTTGCTGTGGATTGAGCGGCATTAAATCGGAAAGATGAAACACCCCTGAGCGCGTGTTGTGCTGCAAAGCGCTATAGAAAGGATCATCAAGATAAGCATGAGTCAGATAACGCTGAAACAGTAGCTCACGCTGGGTCGAGAGCGAGTCATACAGATAAATCGGATGTTTGTTGGGACGATAGCCCAAGATCACCGCGCAATCAAAATCGGCAATACAGCGCAGCACTACCACAAGACGCGACGTAAATTGCGGCGTCTTTAACGCCGCAATCGCATCACCTAATGCGAGATATTCTTGAGTCGTGATCGGCATGCGCACTCCACCCATTCAGCCGAGAAAGTGGCAGTATGCCCAATCCAGACTCGAAGCTCTATCCCAAATTCGCTTGAGT
It encodes:
- the gshB gene encoding glutathione synthase gives rise to the protein MIKLGIVMDPIASINIKKDSSFAMMLEAQRRGYEIHYMEMNDLHLEQGVALADTKVVELKEDPSGWYQFKSEQTIALSELDAILMRKDPPFDTEYIYATYILERAEDEGVLVVNKPQSLRDCNEKLFTAWFPELTPITMVTRKAEKIKAFREQHGDVILKPLDGMGGASIFRVKEGDPNLSVIIETLTNHGQNYCMAQTFVPDISNGDKRILVVDGEPMPYCLARIPAKGETRGNLAAGGRGEPRPLSETDKKIALAVAPTLKEKGLLFVGLDVIGDKLTEINVTSPTCIREIEAAYDISITGKLMDAIERRLKAAAM
- a CDS encoding YqgE/AlgH family protein encodes the protein MNLTNHFLVAMPSMKDPYFKRSVIYICEHNQDGAMGLMINAPIDITVGGMLKQVDIEPAYPQSHQESLKKPVFNGGPVSEDRGFILHRPRDHYESSMNMTDDIAVTTSKDILTVLGTEAEPEGYIVALGYSGWSAGQLEVELTENSWLTIEADPELIFNTPVHEKWQKAIQKLGISPAQLSSDAGHA
- the ruvX gene encoding Holliday junction resolvase RuvX — encoded protein: MSRTVMAFDYGTKSIGSAIGQEITGTASPLKAFKANDGIPNWDEIAKQIKEWQPNLLIVGLPTDLHGKDLDTITPRAKKFAQRLHGRFGLPVELHDERLSTTEARAELFAMGGYKALSKGNVDCQSAVIILESWFESQWG
- the tyrS gene encoding tyrosine--tRNA ligase — encoded protein: MNSQQLFDDLQQRGLIAQSTPLEALVERFTTPQVLYCGFDPTAGSLHIGHLVPLLMLKRFQNAGHQAIALIGGATGMIGDPSFKANERALNSAQTVQQWVSDLSQQITHLMASQSENPAQLITVNNADWIGKINLIDFFRDVGKHFSVNTMINRESVKQRLARPDQGISFTEFSYSLLQSYDFAHLNREFGCTLQIGGNDQWGNIVSGIDLTRRLNGAEVCGLTLPLITKSDGTKFGKTESGAVWLESSKTSPYRFYQFWLNSDDADVYRFLAYYTFLSTAEIEDIRQADALRAGKPQAQQILAEHVTRFVHGEEGLAAAQRITQALFSGDVSYLSLSELAQLELDGLPCVAASRTDSLLDLLLTSGLASSKRQAREWLENGAIRVNGERVQQEGGLSGFALFDRYYVLQRGKKQFALIKLEGFAE
- a CDS encoding helix-turn-helix transcriptional regulator; this encodes MPITTQEYLALGDAIAALKTPQFTSRLVVVLRCIADFDCAVILGYRPNKHPIYLYDSLSTQRELLFQRYLTHAYLDDPFYSALQHNTRSGVFHLSDLMPLNPQQKAYQHQFYAQTGWQDEVSLVVNLDGERSIVVYLGCFKPRSFPREQITALQQRFTVLQALCQQHWQQQPLRLAESAQPSQELRTWVEQAIQSFGAQRLSPREQEITALLIQGLDSQEIAEALAISHGTVKNHRKRIYAQLHVSSLSELFQLFLNHLIGAAAD